From the genome of Mesotoga infera, one region includes:
- a CDS encoding radical SAM protein has product MADSAYLLSPEVRLISTNKGFWEIRLDRNLHRFISQTQGYILSLCDGTNTLNDIINQVARLYDKSFDECLEKVSGFLEEEVLSGAVNYLDRKLSAKINPYEEMKFMFVPQMADDFIVSEELESIGIILTERCDYNCIYCFGSYGRASTQAKELTLDKAISIIREARSLSAEHIILSGGDPFEYRGILDILDVVRLEGFRSCEISSKGIRLTKEFIKDLKKTGLKRIQISIDSLNADSNDYLSGTARSLEYAFRAIFWSRWYGIDVSARSTVTRMNYKEIGAFIDSLCHMGIKQIRLVSVIPVGKALAEMALSSKEANYVSGLVEAARSEHKEAQIEFFSPKAGSPLYCSGGKTSLFVYPDGDVSICDLASQIKNNFHLGNVYNDSLKNCLRRSRTVNTNSIEACRQCAAREVCNGGCRIISYSFYRNLDSPYPLCNMAGNNSSTTNNSFLDFQEGKGYEE; this is encoded by the coding sequence ATGGCTGATTCGGCGTATCTTTTATCACCTGAAGTACGATTGATAAGTACCAACAAAGGGTTTTGGGAGATTCGTTTGGACAGAAACCTGCACCGCTTCATCTCACAAACACAGGGTTACATACTGTCCTTATGCGATGGAACTAACACTTTGAACGACATAATCAACCAGGTTGCAAGACTTTATGACAAGAGTTTTGATGAATGCTTAGAGAAGGTAAGTGGATTCCTAGAGGAAGAGGTCTTAAGCGGTGCAGTAAACTACCTTGATAGAAAACTATCCGCAAAAATCAACCCCTATGAAGAGATGAAATTCATGTTCGTTCCACAGATGGCAGATGATTTTATAGTCTCTGAAGAATTAGAGAGCATAGGCATTATCCTGACAGAAAGATGTGATTACAACTGTATCTATTGCTTTGGAAGTTATGGAAGAGCCTCAACACAGGCAAAGGAACTTACACTAGACAAGGCAATTAGCATAATTAGAGAGGCCCGTAGCCTCTCGGCTGAGCACATAATACTCTCAGGAGGAGATCCATTTGAATATAGAGGAATCCTTGATATTCTAGATGTTGTACGTTTAGAAGGATTCAGGTCTTGCGAGATATCGTCCAAAGGTATCAGATTGACCAAAGAATTCATAAAAGACTTGAAGAAAACCGGACTGAAAAGAATTCAAATTAGCATAGATTCACTCAATGCCGATAGTAATGACTACTTATCTGGAACAGCGAGATCATTAGAATATGCGTTCCGTGCAATCTTCTGGTCAAGATGGTATGGGATTGATGTTAGTGCAAGGTCTACCGTCACTCGAATGAACTACAAAGAAATAGGGGCCTTTATAGATAGTCTTTGTCACATGGGTATAAAGCAAATAAGGTTAGTATCTGTAATTCCGGTTGGTAAGGCACTTGCTGAGATGGCTCTCTCATCCAAGGAAGCAAACTATGTTTCTGGACTCGTCGAAGCAGCCAGAAGTGAGCACAAGGAAGCTCAAATCGAATTTTTCTCTCCAAAGGCAGGGTCACCACTATATTGCTCTGGTGGAAAGACATCATTGTTCGTGTACCCTGATGGAGATGTTAGTATATGTGATCTCGCTTCTCAGATCAAAAACAACTTCCATCTAGGAAATGTCTACAATGACTCTCTAAAGAATTGTTTGAGGAGATCTCGCACTGTGAATACGAACAGTATAGAAGCTTGCCGACAATGTGCTGCAAGAGAGGTTTGCAATGGAGGTTGCCGAATTATATCTTATAGCTTCTATCGCAATCTTGATAGTCCCTATCCTCTATGCAACATGGCAGGTAACAACTCCAGCACTACTAATAATAGTTTTCTCGACTTTCAAGAGGGAAAGGGGTATGAGGAATGA
- a CDS encoding MFS transporter has translation MKFGLRTKNRNFTIYYFGRSVSLLGSGIQSLALSLYILDITGSGRAMSTFLVISILPKIIFAPLAGVLGDRINRKSIMVHLDLLRGAIILFMCILTFNGHMGIIYIYLFQLIISTIDIFFDPVTRSILPDIVKESDLIYANSIVNATDSLSYVIGPILGGVLYPIGMGFVFLVNSVTFIASGISEIFIDYKKSSLNGKLTMEQVWKDFKNGLIALKRLSGVLRMMSFITLTNLIMGPVILLVVPFFAREVAKFDSYQYSIINSSWLVGITLGNIILSAIVGKFARKKIVLIGLLLQLIFFYIFCCLSFPWFVSFFGERSWVYVLVLTTLFAAIGFFNAFVNTPVGVYFQMAAPSEIRTRVLSVIALIAQISMPVGMALYGFVIDRFPAHLVILFSLILTTCITLFYSLMNSFELLESEQK, from the coding sequence ATGAAGTTCGGTCTTCGCACTAAGAACAGAAACTTCACGATCTACTATTTTGGTAGATCTGTATCTCTCCTCGGGAGCGGAATACAGTCTCTTGCCCTTTCGCTGTACATATTAGACATAACTGGCTCGGGTAGGGCCATGAGTACTTTTCTCGTTATAAGCATCTTGCCCAAAATCATCTTTGCCCCTCTTGCAGGAGTTCTTGGAGACAGGATCAATAGAAAATCGATAATGGTACATCTTGATTTGCTTCGCGGCGCTATTATTCTTTTCATGTGCATTCTGACCTTCAACGGACATATGGGGATCATTTATATATATTTGTTTCAGCTGATAATTTCCACAATAGATATATTCTTTGATCCTGTTACAAGATCTATTCTTCCAGACATAGTCAAAGAGAGTGATCTAATCTATGCGAATTCTATCGTAAACGCCACAGATAGCCTAAGTTACGTAATTGGACCGATTCTGGGCGGAGTCCTCTATCCCATCGGAATGGGGTTTGTCTTTCTGGTTAATTCAGTGACTTTCATTGCATCTGGTATTTCTGAAATCTTCATAGACTACAAGAAGAGTTCTCTCAATGGAAAATTGACCATGGAGCAAGTCTGGAAGGACTTTAAGAATGGACTGATAGCCTTGAAAAGACTATCAGGTGTCTTGAGGATGATGTCTTTTATAACGCTCACAAACCTCATCATGGGTCCTGTGATTTTGCTCGTTGTTCCTTTTTTTGCAAGGGAAGTTGCTAAGTTCGACAGTTATCAATATAGTATTATCAATTCTTCGTGGCTCGTAGGGATTACTCTGGGAAACATTATCCTTTCAGCAATTGTGGGAAAGTTCGCAAGAAAGAAAATAGTCCTGATCGGATTGCTTCTTCAACTTATATTCTTCTATATTTTCTGCTGCCTTAGCTTTCCGTGGTTTGTAAGTTTCTTCGGAGAAAGGTCGTGGGTATATGTTCTGGTGCTAACGACACTTTTTGCTGCAATTGGATTCTTCAACGCGTTTGTCAATACTCCTGTTGGAGTGTATTTCCAAATGGCAGCGCCTTCTGAAATCAGAACCCGGGTTCTTTCGGTAATCGCTCTGATTGCCCAGATAAGTATGCCTGTAGGAATGGCTCTTTATGGATTTGTAATAGACAGATTTCCTGCGCACCTTGTTATACTGTTTTCTCTGATTCTCACAACCTGCATAACTCTCTTCTATTCCTTGATGAATTCTTTCGAGCTTCTTGAATCTGAGCAAAAGTAG